One genomic window of Anoplolepis gracilipes chromosome 5, ASM4749672v1, whole genome shotgun sequence includes the following:
- the Rpl28 gene encoding large ribosomal subunit protein eL28, whose product MSSHLNWMIIRDNNAFLLKKRNIKKPFSTESNNLTNQSSYRYSGLIHRKSVGIIDTSDKKGFTVVYKKAKAVNKPAKATVKSTMKAGARRSLYKLKTLLTKNKYRVDLTKAALRRASAVLQSQKPLPAKKTRTTKKAD is encoded by the exons ATGTCTTCACACTTGAATTGGATGATCATACGCGACAACAATGCCTTTCTGCTTAAGAAACGCAACATCAAGAAGCCGTTTTCCACG GAATCCAATAACTTGACAAATCAGAGCAGCTATCGTTACTCTGGTTTGATCCATCGCAAGAGTGTAGGCATCATTGATACTTCTGACAAAAAAGGATTCACAGTCGTCTACAAGAAGGCTAAGGCTGTCAACAAGCCTGCTAAGGCTACTGTTAAGAGCACAATGAAGGCAGGAGCTCGCCGTTccctttataaattaaagactCTATTAACGAAAAACAAGTATCGCGTAGACCTTACTAAG GCTGCACTGCGACGAGCTAGTGCTGTGCTACAATCTCAGAAACCTCTTCCTGCTAAAAAGACACGAACTACTAAGAAGGCcgattaa
- the LOC140665597 gene encoding allergen Tha p 1-like, whose amino-acid sequence MKVLVVFLIAVACVLADDKYTTKFDNIDLDAILKSERLLKNYVNCLLEKGSCTPDGKELKENLPDALQNDCSKCSEKQKNGTEKVIRHLVNKKPEIWKELKKKYDPNNEYSKKYEDELEKRNIHV is encoded by the exons ATGAAG GTTCTGGTTGTATTCCTCATCGCGGTCGCTTGCGTCTTGGCGGACGACAAGTACACGACCAAATTCGACAATATCGACTTAGATGCGATCCTGAAGAGCGAACGTTTACTCAAGAATTACGTAAATTGTTTGCTGGAGAAGGGAAGCTGCACTCCCGATGGCAAGGAACTCAAAG agaacCTTCCGGACGCATTGCAAAACGATTGCAGCAAGTGCAGCGAGAAGCAAAAGAACGGCACCGAGAAGGTCATCCGGCATTTAGTTAACAAG aAACCAGAAATTTGGAAGGAACTTAAGAAGAAGTACGATCCTAATAACGAATACTCTAAAAAGTACGAAGATGAGCTAGAAAAACGTAACATACATgtgtga